CACCGACAAGAACGGTAGTGCAGGCTCTATTGGCAGGTGCAGATGACTGGCTTTacaaattgttcgttttctttttagtGGAAGTTGAACCAACACTACCGATATGTGAGTCATCCTACTGTAAAACGGACGGCTTCTTCCTGTACGCCACCGTGCTTGAGGCGTCAATGCTAGACAAAAAAGTATGTGACCGATCGGTGTACTTTGAGCTGAGCATGGGTAATGCGGGTAACTCTCTTGATGGACACAACGAAAGTGCTACTACCAACatggatgatgacgatgatccAGGTTAGTTTATAACGTCTAAGTTAAAATATTCTTGGAGATGCTATTGACTCCCTGCACCCGCATCGAACAAGTACCACCTGGACTCCAATTCCTCAGAATATACCGTTTAGTTTAAAGTAAGATTTAAGTTGTCCAACTCTTTAGTTTTTTCTAGCCAAACAAGTCGATATGAAATGTGCCTTCTATTCTAAACTTCTATTCGGAGCACTCACTTGAAAGACGCTCGTTCATTGTTTTACTCCATACGCCAACTGTTGATGGTGCTTATCGTTGCTTTATTCTCAATTCTTCTGCACTACAGTGTCGATCGATACGACCGCATACAACAGTACGACAAGCGCATGTAAACCAATCTCACATGACAAAAACCACTACTATCTGCCGTACTGGGACTACAAGCCGTGCATGGATGTGCGGGCGTGGTTTCCGGACCTGAGGCGTCGCATGTACAACAGCAACATGATCGCAAAGATCAGCGAGCGGTTGGAGGTCGGCCTGGCTGAAACGAATCTACTGCTCGAAGATGAAGACCCAACGGCCGAGGTGAAACTGCGCGGCGTGCTGGAGGAGGTCGCATCGAGCTGCAACAAGTACGTCACCATTACGAAGGGTGCACTGGTCGGGCCCGGCACCGGCAAGACGAAGCTCGACAAGGAGCGGCTAAAGCTGTGCCAGCGTGAGCTCGAATCGATCGGCAATATGGCACGGAACCTGCGTGCCCTCGTTACCAAGAGCTCGATGCGCGAACGGTACCGGACGGCGCAAAGCTACCTGGCCCGGTTACGCTTTCTCGTGGAGGACCCGCAACATGCACTGCCGGACGTGTTCGTGTGGATGATTGCCAACGGTAAGCGGGTCGCCTACCACCGGTTGGATGCACGGGACCTGCTGTACTCCACCATCGAGGAGGAGACCGGCGTGCACTGTGGGAAGGTGCAGACGGTGTTCCTGAAGTTGCCGGGCCGTCAGGCAGAAGGGCCGGCCGGTTGGCATGTGCGGGCGAAGCTGTCCATATACCTGTGGCTTGGCACGCTGAAGCATAAGCGCTTTTTCTACGCTGGTTTGCCGAAGGGTTACGAGCTGCTGCACGAGCTGAAGCACGCGGAAAAGGTGAATGTGCCGGCACCGACAACGGTACACTACGTCGAACGCCACGTATTTCAGCTACGGGCACATATCTACCAGGCCCGGTCCCTGATCGGTTCGGATGCGTCGGGATTGAGCGATCCGTACGCGACGGTGTACGTTACCGAGCACGCGAAAACCACGCAGGTGATTGAGGAAACGCTCAGCCCAACGTGGGACGAGCTGCTCGTGTTCGACGAGGTCACGGTGTACGGTTCCAAGGACGAGATTCGGCGCGATCCGCCAACGATCGTGATCGACGTGTACGACCAGGACAAGGTGGGCAAGTCGGACTTTATCGGGCGGGCGATCGCCCGACCCCGGGTGAAGTTACGCGAGAACCACTACAGCACGCCGGTGCTCGAATGGTTCGAGATCACGCGCGGGCTGGATGGGGCCGGCGAGCTGTTGGCCGCGTTCGAAATGCTCGAGCACGGTTCGGAAGATGTGCCACGGCTCTCCGACCCCAAGTATGTGGCgtgcagcagcggtagcgatcATGCACCACAGCCCACACTCGCCATACTGCCGGTGCCGCAGGAGGTTCGCCCGAACCTGGCGCGCTTCCGGATCGAGGTGCTGTTCTGGGGGTTGCGCGACCTCAAGCGGGTACACTTCATGACGGTGGACAAACCGCGCATTGACATCGAATGTTCCGGCCGCATTCTAAACTCGAGCATCGTGCAGAACGCGAAAAAGAACCCAAACTTTGCCAACATGCTGAAGTTCTTCGATCTGGATCTGCCGATCGAGGAGCGGTACGCACCACCGATCACGATCCGGGCCGTTGACTGTCGGTCGTTCGGGCGCTATACGCTGGTCGGCACGCACCAGATCACCTCGATCCATCGCTATATGCATCGGCCGCCGCCGAAGGAAGACCCGAAGCGGTACAACCAGGACGGGCAGCTGGTGTTGGCAAGAAGGCGCACCGACGCCGTCGGCAATGTTATCCCCGACGCGGGCCTCCCCGGGGACGCCTGGTCCGGTGACAATCTGACGCTGTACGGGGCGGCGTGCGTCGCCAAGGCCGGAACCGGTCCCGGCAGGGGCAAGCGCACGAAACGGAAGCCACTGGAAGCGCAGGGCACTTTCGACGGGCAGGAGGGGGCGGCGGGTGGCGATggggacgacgacgatgatggttCGAGCAAGGACTGGTGGACGAAGTATTTCCTCTCGTACGAGCGGCTCATCGAATCGGCCAAAACGGCCGGCACGGCTGCGGGTGGTGGCGGGTGCGGCGGAGTGGGCGGGATGGGGTTAGGGCCCGGTGAGGGGGGGGCCGGTGGATCTGCCAGTGACGGTGGCAAGAAGCTCGGCGTCAAGACGTCCCGGCTGGTGTCGAAGCTTAGCCCGAAAGCGGCACCGAAGAAACCGTCCAATCCGCGTGTTGCCACCTGCCAGATATACCCGAGCGAGCTGGAATCGGTGTACGAGTACGGACAGTTTAAGGAGTGGCTCCACTCGTTCCCGCTGTACCGTGGGAAGAAAACCGGCGATAGCACCGAGGACGAAACGCGCATCGTCGGCTTCTTCAAGGGTGCGATCAAGGTGTACCGGTTGCCGATTGAGAAGGGGATGGAGCCGGCGTTCGCACCGACGCTACCGCTCAACGATCCGATTCATGTGCTGGTGCGCGTGTACGTCGTGAAGGCAACCGATCTGCATCCGATGGACCTGAACGGCAAGGCGGACCCGTACGTGGTGCTGCAGCTCGGCAGCAAGCGCGTCTCGGACAAGGACAACTACGTCAGCAAGCAGCTGAACCCGGTGTTTGGCAAGTGTTTCGAGATCGAGGCCACCTTCCCGCAGGACTCGATGCTGACGGTGCAGATCTTCGACTGGGATTTGGTCGGCTCGGACGATCTGATCGGCGAGACAAAGATCGATCTCGAGAATCGGTTCTACAGTCGTCACAGAGCGATGTGCGGTATCTCCGCGCGCTACGAAGAGTaagtttttccccttttttctgtgtgtgtgtgtgttaaaggTGTTACTGATACCCTAACGAGCGTCTTCATTTCAAGCTCTGGATATAACATATGGCGTGATCCGATGAAGCCCACACAGATACTGTCCAAGCTGTGCAAGGACAACAAGCTGGAAGCGCCCCAATATCTGCAGGATCGCGTTACGATCGGACGATGCTGTTTCTTGTTCACCAGCGAGGAAATACAGACCTGGTCCAGCCCTACCTCCATCAAGTACCGCGACGAACATCTCGCGCTGGCCGTGCTCCACCGCTGGGAAGAGATGCCACGGGTCGGTTGCAAGGTAAGGATGTTCGCGTGACTTTGCACGGTAACTGGCAAATCGCCGCTCACGCGTCTATCGCCTCCTTCCACCGTCCAGATCGTACCGGAGCACATCGAATCACGCTCGCTGTACAACAGTGACAAGCCCGGCATCGAGCAGGGCAAGCTTGAGATGTGGGTGGACATGTTCCCGATGGATATGCCACTGCCCGGACCGCCCGTCGACATTTCACCGCGCAAACCCAAATCGTACGAGCTGCGCGTTGTTATCTGGAACACGGATGACGTTGTGCTGGAGGATGATGCATTCTTCACCGGTGAGAAAATGTCCGACATCTACGTGAAAGGGTACGTATTGCTGGCAATCTCCAGCACTAGGCACCTCCATTGGGTTCATATTGCCATCGCTTCCCATCTATCGTGTTTGAACCTTCTAAAGCTCATAGCAATGTTGACattggtgttttgtttccttaatGTTTCTCTTATTCCCCTTATTATTGGAAGCTTCCATGATGAATTTCTTgtttacacaaaacacaaacccacCATGCCGTTGTCCACACTATCAGCTGGTTTAGCTTATCTTTTTAAAGGTTCTGGTTACTGCGGAAACAAATCTGGAATGCTATTTCCGCCGCCGTGAAGTTGACCACgcgaagattttatttttactttagcAAATCTGGTCTAAATCACCTCGAGGCGAAAACGCTCTCGACCGCAAAGGTTTAAATGTGGTATGGAagtactaggcgcctccataatcaaatattgacttttaattgatttattgttattgttttaagGTAGAAGAATAAGAACCATTTGGATGGGAAAAATCTGGCATAGTTTCAACAAACCAAGACTCCTCCATGCTTTGCTAACGATATCGGGAGCATCGGGAAGGACTTGTTATTATCTCACCCACTGTGCTCACTGTGGAAATGTTGATTATGATTTTGTTCCGTTCATTCATCAACAGCTGGTTAAAAGGACCACAAGACATGCAGGCAACGGATATCCATTATCGTTCGCTGACGGGCGAAGGCAACTTTAACTGGCGCTTCATCTACCCGTTCGAGTATCTGGCCGCCGAGGAGCGGATCGTGCTGTCGCGCAAAGAGTCGCTGTTCAGCTGGGACGAGACGGAGGTGAAGATACCGGCCCGGCTCGAGCTGCAGGTGTGGGATGCGGATCACTTTTCCGCGGACGATTTTCTCGGTGCGATCTCGCTGAACCTGAACCGGTTTCCGCGCGGTGCCAAATCGTCCAAGCTCTGCACGCTGGACATGCTGCGCACCGACAACGTGCCGACGGTGAACATCTTCAAGCAGAAGCGCGTCCGCGGCTGGTGGCCGTTCTTCATCAAGAAGGAAAACGACGAGATGGAGCTAACCGGCAAGGTGGAGGCGGAGATCCACCTGCTGACGAAGGAGGAGGCGGAGAAGAACCCGGCCGGGTTCGGGCGCAACGAACCGGATCCGCTCGAGAAGCCAAAGTAGGCAGGCGGCAAACCCGCGCTTGAGGACGTGCAGCTAATGAGTCTGTCAttgtgtttcttcttctttttcttcttctcagcCGTCCCGATGCGTCGTTCATGTGGTTTCTTAACCCGCTCAAGTCGGTACGGTACATTGTCTGGCACAACTACAAGTGGAAGATCATCAAGGGGCTGATCATCATCGGGATAGCcatcttgctgctgctgttcttcTACGCAGTGCCGGGCTACACGGTGAAGAAGATGCTGGGCGCGTAAGCCCCCGCAGCCGGAATCTaggataaaaaaacaaaaaacaccccgaAACCACCACGTCTAGAAACACGCATCACAATCACTTTTCTCAATCTACCAAAATTTCTCTATCATACGAATTCTTACCACAAAGCGTAACGCtgaagcacaaaacaaaccccaacaAAAGGTGGCCCCGGGGCAGCTTTGCACTCAGTGAAGGTCCCCTGGGTTCCAAATATCGTCCGTGCGacacccaaacacacatacattcacacacacacacacacacacacacataagcaCCAAACGTAGCGTACTAGATAAAAAGAACGAAGCGAAGGGTAGCTCGCGTAAGCATACATATTTACAGATATTTATACATATTCGTATATACACTTCATTTATTGACATTGAGATGTTTTATGCAACGAAGGAATCATCATACGGGACACCATCCTTGAATATGA
This window of the Anopheles moucheti chromosome X, idAnoMoucSN_F20_07, whole genome shotgun sequence genome carries:
- the LOC128306777 gene encoding otoferlin-like, with the translated sequence MSLTVRINKFQLPKPKANLLGRVEFRGVAHTTTELNCGAELVEVNQSFIWPLARAADETETITVELRQQTTKILLKTAIGGGTSGSASSRGSITSSTKIIGRFVMLAQALIHEGRLRIEDRLVDLSNKPIDAFVSFDVYYQSPEDESGNFYSPRVVHSLHQQSSIDDDQQMLLNIEQNIANLEKSISQGKASEPGASSSTGGARRPARTGANGGERKPNIIKRVMSSGSAGLGERAAPAKSSAPADHASSDNEASTRPTRSLADKKVTLRTVRNFMRLGRSRQSSRESTASSTEDEGKSLIGEADYTRVQPDTVDGGEHHTGRTPVTGDGETAVPDSPTHGTGKMGETVSQTCSTHSNASSDGEDVTANEKLKKIKSLAKGSDHLKSQDFQVCVTIIEARQLPGLNMDPVVCIQVGDQKKYTSVKESTNCPYYNEYFVFDFHMPPVMLFDKIITLSVIHSRKFMRSGTVVGSFKIDLKTVYDAPDHQFYHKWALLSDPEDFAAGPKGYLKCDVGIIGKGDTVKVPPKSEKDPDDIEANLLLPDGVPIERQRAKFIVKVYRADGLPRMNSSIMANVKRAFTGETKDLVNPYVQVSFAGLTGKTNVKKASYNPVWNEQLVFTEMFPPLCQRIKIQLRDADPMKPSIIGTHYIDLKQISNDGEKGFLPTYGPSFVHLYGSTRDYNLLDQHSNLNTGLGEGVSYRARLLIAIRTEITDNVELFTDKNVEVEPTLPICESSYCKTDGFFLYATVLEASMLDKKVCDRSVYFELSMGNAGNSLDGHNESATTNMDDDDDPVSIDTTAYNSTTSACKPISHDKNHYYLPYWDYKPCMDVRAWFPDLRRRMYNSNMIAKISERLEVGLAETNLLLEDEDPTAEVKLRGVLEEVASSCNKYVTITKGALVGPGTGKTKLDKERLKLCQRELESIGNMARNLRALVTKSSMRERYRTAQSYLARLRFLVEDPQHALPDVFVWMIANGKRVAYHRLDARDLLYSTIEEETGVHCGKVQTVFLKLPGRQAEGPAGWHVRAKLSIYLWLGTLKHKRFFYAGLPKGYELLHELKHAEKVNVPAPTTVHYVERHVFQLRAHIYQARSLIGSDASGLSDPYATVYVTEHAKTTQVIEETLSPTWDELLVFDEVTVYGSKDEIRRDPPTIVIDVYDQDKVGKSDFIGRAIARPRVKLRENHYSTPVLEWFEITRGLDGAGELLAAFEMLEHGSEDVPRLSDPKYVACSSGSDHAPQPTLAILPVPQEVRPNLARFRIEVLFWGLRDLKRVHFMTVDKPRIDIECSGRILNSSIVQNAKKNPNFANMLKFFDLDLPIEERYAPPITIRAVDCRSFGRYTLVGTHQITSIHRYMHRPPPKEDPKRYNQDGQLVLARRRTDAVGNVIPDAGLPGDAWSGDNLTLYGAACVAKAGTGPGRGKRTKRKPLEAQGTFDGQEGAAGGDGDDDDDGSSKDWWTKYFLSYERLIESAKTAGTAAGGGGCGGVGGMGLGPGEGGAGGSASDGGKKLGVKTSRLVSKLSPKAAPKKPSNPRVATCQIYPSELESVYEYGQFKEWLHSFPLYRGKKTGDSTEDETRIVGFFKGAIKVYRLPIEKGMEPAFAPTLPLNDPIHVLVRVYVVKATDLHPMDLNGKADPYVVLQLGSKRVSDKDNYVSKQLNPVFGKCFEIEATFPQDSMLTVQIFDWDLVGSDDLIGETKIDLENRFYSRHRAMCGISARYEDSGYNIWRDPMKPTQILSKLCKDNKLEAPQYLQDRVTIGRCCFLFTSEEIQTWSSPTSIKYRDEHLALAVLHRWEEMPRVGCKIVPEHIESRSLYNSDKPGIEQGKLEMWVDMFPMDMPLPGPPVDISPRKPKSYELRVVIWNTDDVVLEDDAFFTGEKMSDIYVKGWLKGPQDMQATDIHYRSLTGEGNFNWRFIYPFEYLAAEERIVLSRKESLFSWDETEVKIPARLELQVWDADHFSADDFLGAISLNLNRFPRGAKSSKLCTLDMLRTDNVPTVNIFKQKRVRGWWPFFIKKENDEMELTGKVEAEIHLLTKEEAEKNPAGFGRNEPDPLEKPNRPDASFMWFLNPLKSVRYIVWHNYKWKIIKGLIIIGIAILLLLFFYAVPGYTVKKMLGA